The segment AATACCGGGACAGGATAACCTAAAACTCATTTATTCTATTACAATATCATCGTTTTTCTTCTTTTGTTTATTTCCTTATATGTTAACTTATTAGAAGTTAGTATTGAGAATTGAGTATTGAGATTTTGTCTCACTACTCACTACTAATATCTCACTACTACTTTAAGATTTAAGGTGGCTATAGCAACGGGGCTCACCTCTTCCCTTTCCGAACAGAGAAGTTAAGCCCGTTAGCGCAGATGGTACTGCTGTATTGTGGGAGAGTATGTCGTCGCCTTCTTTTTGAAAACCCTTCATCTAATCGATGAAGGGTTTTTTTATGCAGTAAATCGAAATACTGTCTCGGATTGCAAATCCGCGACAGCTGATAGTTTTATTTTAAGGAAATTCTGGGAGGATAATATGAAATTTATTGCCCCTGGCTTCAGCCAGGGGCAATAATTATATGTTAGGCTGGATGAAGAGTATTCCCCAGGAATTTACTCAAAAAGTGACCGCACAAGAGTGGTAATTCCCCTGAACATTAAAAATATTGCAGCTACACAAGCAGCTAATCCAATAATGAGAACGGGGATGTAAAAAGGATGCTCCTGATTATTAAAAGCACTGTATAATACAACAGGTCCCAGTGCAGAGAGAGGTAGTGCGCTACAAGAAACTTTAATCCTTTACCTAATAATGTTTTGTTAGTGTGCTTCATAGTTCCCATCTTTATTCTACAGTGTAGTGCAGTCTGTCAACTTCAGAAACCCTAAAAAAGCCCAGAGGAAAATTCGCGGGATTGGTGGTATTTACAATATTTCCTCTAACAACTGTTGGTTGGGTTTGAAAAGGACCACCTCCACTTCCCGCCTGGGAGCGCAATATAAAAAGATATTCATAGTACCTTCGTGAAATTCCCTGAATTTCAAAACTCACCCTGTCTCCTTCTTTAAGATCTTCATTTGTAAAAACAGCAAAAGATCGGTTTCCATTTATAAATTCATCTTCATATATCTGCAACGAAAGCTCATCATACAGGAATCTAAAAAGGTAATAATTACCTATTT is part of the Antarcticibacterium sp. 1MA-6-2 genome and harbors:
- a CDS encoding DUF6095 family protein, yielding MKVSCSALPLSALGPVVLYSAFNNQEHPFYIPVLIIGLAACVAAIFLMFRGITTLVRSLFE